From a single bacterium genomic region:
- a CDS encoding GFA family protein has protein sequence MVTHHGSCHCGAVRFEVEAPEKIEAIECNCSVCNRTGYLHLLVPQEKFRLTSGSDHLVSYRFNTGLANHLFCKTCGIKSFFVPRSQPNGYSVNVRCLDMTTVKDIYFEQFNGRDWEVHGEDLRHHSEEME, from the coding sequence ATGGTAACACACCACGGAAGTTGCCATTGTGGGGCGGTTCGCTTTGAAGTGGAGGCCCCCGAAAAAATTGAGGCCATCGAGTGCAATTGCTCGGTATGCAATCGTACAGGCTATTTACATTTATTAGTTCCTCAAGAAAAATTTCGTCTTACCTCCGGTTCCGATCACTTAGTGAGTTATCGTTTTAACACGGGCCTTGCCAATCATCTCTTTTGCAAAACCTGCGGCATTAAATCCTTCTTTGTTCCTCGTTCTCAACCTAACGGTTATTCGGTGAATGTTCGTTGTCTGGATATGACGACAGTTAAAGATATTTATTTTGAACAATTCAACGGCCGCGACTGGGAAGTGCACGGCGAAGATTTACGTCATCATTCTGAAGAGATGGAATAA